TAAATATTAGACAAAATCTGGGCATCATAGCCTTCATTCATATAATTTAATGTTTGCTGCAATAACTCAAAATGAAATGGATTAGGCTTCTTATCTTCTGTACAGCGGTCTGTCAGCTCAACAACATAACTTGCATAAGCTGTCAGCATGATATCTTCTTTAATGGCACGAAAACTCGTAATCATTTCCCCTTGCTGCACAAGCCCGAGACCACTTGAACGCTGCACCAAGTAGTAAGCATATGTAAAAGGCTGGGTAACAGCAGAGAGCCTGCTGTTCGTCTTCTTTGCACCTCTTGCCATTACACCAACCTTGCCCCATTCACGGGTATATAATGTTGTAATCTTATTTGTCTCTCCATAATCTGTCGTTCTAATGACGATGCCTTCACATTTTTCAAGCATCACCCTCACCATCCCTATCTATGGGACAGGACTATGAGATAGGAAAATCAATATCGGCTAGTTCCTCTTCTTGTGCATTCGGTATCTCATGGTTAGCCTTTTCTAACTCCTTAAAAAGTAGATACGTATCTATGCTACCTGTTTGCGAAAAAACCTTCCAGGTAAAGTCTAACATGATAAACCCCCACCTTTTTTGATTTAATCTAGCTTAATTATTGCCTTAACCTTATCATA
This DNA window, taken from Niallia sp. Man26, encodes the following:
- the recO gene encoding DNA repair protein RecO; this translates as MLEKCEGIVIRTTDYGETNKITTLYTREWGKVGVMARGAKKTNSRLSAVTQPFTYAYYLVQRSSGLGLVQQGEMITSFRAIKEDIMLTAYASYVVELTDRCTEDKKPNPFHFELLQQTLNYMNEGYDAQILSNIYEMKMLNVLGLYPVLDKCTNCGATDGQFAFSIREGGLLCHRCLEHDPYHYKMSQAAVKLLRVFYYFDLARLGNISVKDATKEELNTIISAYYDEYSGLYLKSKKFLQSIKSFGSDFTK
- a CDS encoding YqzL family protein, which codes for MLDFTWKVFSQTGSIDTYLLFKELEKANHEIPNAQEEELADIDFPIS